In the genome of Thiomicrospira aerophila AL3, one region contains:
- the phoR gene encoding phosphate regulon sensor histidine kinase PhoR — MLGIKPLFDLSKRLRFHEEVIGIAVLIFLATIAGLITQAWGWSFLLIFLLYVLRNMFYFARFLRMVKSADLEAHQVPFGVWGDIFDSYFEKSFQEKRQIKRLKSETDQVQQAMNLLPDAHISLSKNFKIEWINHGAEALLGLNQSDVGQLITNLLRQPEIIAYFEAGEFDQTVEFYQTHQSTQRLSASMVPYFQHHFLFIVRDITAAHNLAQVRRDFVANASHELRTPLTVLSGYLELMQDDHERLPVLWQNPVEQMNSQAQRMQNIINDLLTLSAIEADSYKTPPDLVDMQEVLTVLEQDMHLLSQNEHQIKFEIATHKNLFGLVEPLRSVFVNLATNAVRYTPPGGKITVRWLENEQHQLVFEVQDTGIGISREDIPRLTERFYRVDTARSRSSGGTGLGLAIVKHIIERHHAKLDIQSRLKVGSTFRVIFPAAMTRDPVMHHVVAQLS, encoded by the coding sequence ATGCTTGGCATTAAGCCACTCTTTGACTTATCAAAACGCTTACGCTTCCATGAAGAAGTAATTGGCATTGCGGTGCTTATTTTTTTAGCGACGATTGCCGGCTTAATTACCCAAGCCTGGGGCTGGTCTTTTTTATTGATTTTTTTGTTATATGTGTTGCGCAATATGTTTTATTTTGCGCGTTTTTTACGCATGGTGAAAAGTGCTGACTTGGAAGCCCACCAAGTGCCTTTTGGGGTTTGGGGTGATATTTTTGATAGTTATTTTGAAAAATCTTTTCAAGAAAAGCGTCAAATCAAGCGCTTAAAGTCGGAAACGGATCAAGTTCAACAGGCGATGAACCTCCTGCCTGATGCGCATATTTCGTTATCTAAAAATTTTAAAATTGAATGGATTAATCATGGTGCCGAAGCCTTGCTTGGATTAAATCAAAGCGATGTTGGGCAGTTGATTACCAACTTACTGCGTCAGCCGGAGATTATTGCTTATTTTGAAGCGGGTGAGTTTGATCAAACGGTCGAGTTCTATCAAACCCATCAAAGCACGCAGCGCTTGAGTGCGTCGATGGTGCCTTACTTTCAGCATCATTTCTTATTTATTGTGCGCGATATTACTGCAGCCCATAACCTGGCACAGGTCCGTCGTGATTTTGTAGCCAATGCGTCACATGAGTTACGCACACCCTTAACCGTGTTGAGCGGCTATTTAGAGTTAATGCAAGATGATCATGAGCGTTTACCGGTATTGTGGCAAAACCCGGTAGAGCAGATGAATAGTCAGGCACAGCGGATGCAAAATATCATCAATGATTTACTAACCTTGTCTGCAATTGAAGCAGATAGTTATAAAACCCCACCTGATTTGGTCGATATGCAAGAAGTCCTCACTGTTCTTGAGCAGGATATGCATCTACTGAGTCAAAATGAGCATCAGATTAAGTTTGAGATAGCGACCCATAAAAACCTGTTTGGCTTGGTGGAACCTCTACGCAGTGTGTTTGTAAATTTGGCCACTAATGCAGTTCGTTACACACCGCCGGGCGGCAAAATTACTGTACGTTGGCTTGAAAATGAGCAACATCAACTCGTGTTTGAAGTTCAGGATACGGGCATTGGTATTTCCCGTGAGGATATTCCTCGTCTAACTGAACGCTTTTACCGCGTCGATACCGCTCGTTCACGTAGTTCAGGCGGCACCGGGCTTGGCTTGGCAATTGTTAAACACATTATCGAACGTCATCATGCCAAGCTCGATATTCAAAGTCGTTTAAAAGTGGGTTCTACTTTCCGCGTTATTTTTCCCGCTGCCATGACGCGTGATCCCGTCATGCATCACGTCGTTGCGCAATTGTCATAA
- the pstB gene encoding phosphate ABC transporter ATP-binding protein PstB produces MSQNISVNTGRDHRNMNLAEEKIAIQVKNWDLYYGNSQALKNVTMDIPEKRVTAFIGPSGCGKSTLLRCFNRMNDLIDIVRVDGKMYIHGQDMYAKELDVAEIRRRIGMVFQKPNPFPKSIYENVAYGLRLQGVNNKSTLDDTVEWALQGAGLWKEVKDRLNENALGMSGGQQQRLCIARAIAIQPEVMLLDEPTSALDPISTLAIEELIFELKKDFTILIVTHNMQQAARVSDYTAFMYMGELIEYTDTDGLFTNPQVKRTEDYITGRYG; encoded by the coding sequence ATGAGTCAGAACATTAGTGTAAATACGGGGCGTGATCACCGCAATATGAATCTTGCGGAAGAGAAAATCGCGATCCAGGTTAAAAATTGGGATTTGTATTATGGCAATTCTCAGGCCTTAAAGAATGTCACCATGGATATTCCTGAAAAGCGCGTAACCGCGTTTATCGGGCCATCAGGTTGTGGTAAGTCAACTTTACTGCGTTGCTTTAACCGTATGAACGATTTGATTGATATCGTTCGTGTCGATGGCAAGATGTATATTCATGGCCAGGATATGTATGCCAAAGAATTAGATGTGGCTGAAATTCGTCGCCGAATTGGTATGGTATTCCAAAAACCAAACCCCTTCCCAAAAAGTATCTATGAAAACGTCGCCTATGGTTTGCGTTTGCAGGGTGTCAACAATAAATCGACCCTTGATGATACCGTTGAGTGGGCGTTGCAAGGCGCGGGCTTGTGGAAAGAGGTTAAAGACCGTCTAAATGAAAATGCCTTGGGTATGTCGGGTGGTCAACAGCAGCGTTTGTGTATTGCGCGCGCGATTGCAATTCAGCCTGAGGTGATGTTACTAGACGAACCCACTTCAGCCTTAGACCCCATTTCAACTTTGGCAATTGAAGAATTGATTTTTGAATTGAAAAAAGACTTCACCATTCTGATTGTGACCCACAACATGCAACAAGCGGCTCGTGTGTCGGATTACACCGCGTTTATGTATATGGGTGAGCTGATTGAATATACCGATACGGATGGTTTATTTACCAACCCACAGGTTAAACGCACAGAAGATTATATTACAGGCCGTTACGGTTAA
- a CDS encoding ABC transporter permease subunit, with protein MSQLIKENLNEALTGKRSKRRLVRRRIVDHTAKYGISTGGIGIIFAVFLIMFFLIYVVLPMFVSADIDKRTEMSVPGGLSEQTVHYAIDDYKAVGVRITDAGRILGFSTDNADVLLDKKVPVPEGVRVTSFTLVDEPTNRFAFGLSDGGVILGQIKFNLTFPGGQRVITPVIEWPFGEDAKAIHDGSVDRLAVRDVDENMMIIAQSDFSDALSIRNYRKRTSFISDEIQLNPVAQSQIRTDFISDYIMLASNMRDLVLVTREGMARYYSIANIQQPEMLQQVRVVRPDETITSAKYLNGNTSMLFGTDKGRMVQWFPVRDRNNDFALQEIRDFSRGDQPITAIGIEGTRRGFALGDSAGQFNLYYSTSQRHLREVSAGPQDPITFIRFAPREDGALVETQSGRLISYDIHNPHPEISFSSLWQKVWYEGYSEPTYTWQSTSGTDDFEGKMSLTPLTFGTIKAALYSMLFAVPIAIFAAIYTAFFMDKKTRQWIKPSVELIEALPTVILGFLAGLWLAPYMEANLPGFFAIVFVVPIGILLFGYGWSRLPEKIRLMVPIGRRAVLMLPVVIFLGWFALSMSVPIEKMFFNGDMRDWLTNSAGIDFDQRNAMVIGFAMGFALIPTIFSVAEDAIYSVPRYLVNGSYALGASGWQTMVGVVLPTASPGIFSAVMLGFGRGVGETMIVLMASGNTPLMDVNIFEGMRTLSANLAVEMAETEVDSTHYRVLFLSGLVLFIFTFFFNTLAEIVRQRMRKKYGSL; from the coding sequence ATGAGCCAGCTTATCAAAGAAAACCTCAATGAGGCCTTAACAGGAAAACGCTCTAAACGTCGTTTAGTGCGTCGTCGTATTGTTGATCATACCGCAAAATACGGCATCAGTACCGGGGGGATCGGGATTATTTTTGCCGTATTCCTAATTATGTTCTTCTTAATTTATGTTGTGCTGCCGATGTTTGTGTCGGCAGACATTGATAAGCGCACCGAGATGAGCGTGCCGGGTGGCTTGTCAGAACAAACCGTCCATTACGCTATTGACGACTATAAAGCCGTTGGTGTTCGAATTACCGACGCAGGTCGGATTCTAGGTTTCTCAACTGACAACGCGGATGTGTTATTAGATAAGAAAGTGCCGGTACCAGAGGGTGTTCGCGTGACCAGCTTTACGCTAGTGGACGAACCAACCAATCGCTTTGCTTTTGGTTTGAGTGATGGTGGCGTTATTCTAGGACAGATTAAATTTAACCTGACCTTTCCAGGTGGTCAGCGTGTCATTACGCCGGTTATTGAATGGCCATTTGGTGAGGATGCCAAAGCCATCCATGATGGATCGGTAGATCGCTTAGCGGTGCGTGATGTCGATGAAAATATGATGATTATTGCACAATCTGATTTTTCAGATGCTTTGAGTATTCGCAACTATCGCAAGCGCACCTCGTTTATCTCTGATGAAATCCAGTTGAATCCGGTTGCACAGTCACAGATTCGTACCGACTTCATTTCAGATTACATTATGTTAGCTAGCAACATGCGTGACCTGGTTTTGGTAACGCGCGAAGGAATGGCGCGTTATTATTCGATTGCAAATATTCAGCAGCCTGAAATGCTACAGCAGGTTCGGGTGGTGCGTCCAGATGAAACCATTACTTCGGCCAAGTACTTAAATGGTAATACTTCAATGCTGTTCGGGACAGATAAAGGCCGTATGGTGCAGTGGTTCCCGGTGCGCGATCGTAATAACGATTTTGCTTTGCAAGAAATTCGTGATTTTTCACGCGGTGATCAGCCGATTACTGCGATTGGTATTGAGGGTACGCGTCGTGGCTTTGCCTTGGGAGATAGTGCGGGGCAGTTTAACCTTTACTACTCAACTTCCCAGCGTCATCTTCGTGAAGTTTCAGCAGGCCCACAAGACCCTATTACCTTCATTCGTTTTGCACCACGCGAAGATGGCGCCTTAGTTGAAACCCAATCGGGTCGTCTAATCAGCTATGACATTCACAACCCGCATCCTGAGATTTCTTTCTCGTCCTTGTGGCAGAAAGTTTGGTATGAGGGCTATTCAGAGCCGACCTATACTTGGCAGTCCACTTCAGGTACTGATGACTTTGAAGGCAAGATGTCATTAACGCCTTTAACTTTCGGTACGATTAAGGCCGCGCTCTATTCAATGTTGTTTGCCGTGCCGATTGCGATCTTTGCCGCAATCTACACCGCTTTCTTTATGGACAAGAAAACACGACAGTGGATTAAACCGTCTGTCGAGCTTATTGAGGCGTTGCCAACCGTTATTCTAGGTTTCCTTGCGGGTCTTTGGTTAGCGCCCTATATGGAAGCGAATCTACCTGGCTTCTTTGCCATCGTCTTTGTCGTGCCCATAGGTATTTTGTTGTTTGGCTATGGTTGGTCTCGGTTGCCTGAAAAGATTCGTTTGATGGTGCCAATTGGTCGTAGAGCCGTATTGATGCTGCCGGTAGTTATATTCTTGGGCTGGTTTGCGCTAAGTATGAGTGTACCCATCGAAAAAATGTTCTTCAACGGTGATATGCGTGATTGGTTGACTAACAGTGCGGGGATTGATTTTGACCAACGTAATGCCATGGTAATCGGTTTTGCGATGGGCTTCGCTTTGATTCCGACCATCTTTTCGGTGGCAGAAGATGCAATATACAGTGTGCCGCGTTATCTAGTAAACGGTTCTTATGCGCTGGGTGCGAGCGGTTGGCAAACCATGGTTGGGGTGGTCCTACCGACTGCAAGTCCAGGTATCTTCTCGGCCGTGATGCTGGGCTTTGGTCGCGGTGTCGGTGAAACGATGATCGTATTGATGGCATCAGGTAATACACCGCTAATGGATGTCAATATTTTTGAAGGGATGCGAACCTTGTCAGCCAACCTTGCGGTTGAAATGGCAGAAACAGAGGTCGATAGTACTCATTATCGCGTGTTATTCCTATCTGGTTTAGTGTTGTTTATCTTTACCTTCTTCTTTAACACCCTTGCCGAAATAGTTCGTCAGCGTATGCGTAAAAAATACGGCTCACTGTAA
- a CDS encoding PstS family phosphate ABC transporter substrate-binding protein — protein sequence MLRRKLLAAMGFAAATLTLQPAIAAVDPTLPNYERTSGISGSLSSVGSDTLNNLMTKWAEEFNRLYPNVNVQIQGAGSSTAPTALTEGVSQFGPMSRAMRAGEIAAFEARYGYAPTEIGVAIDALAVFVHKDNPIEGLTLPQVDALFSSTRACGARQDATSWGDVGLTGEWANRPVQLYGRNSVSGTYGYFKNIALCRGDFKNSVNEQPGSASVVQGVSASINGIGYSGVGYLTSSVRSVPLARAEGEPFYESSPENAANGNFPLARLLYVYVNNPPSQAMEPAVKEFMTMVLSQQGQQVVLDSGYVPLPRSAAERELRKLD from the coding sequence ATGCTACGTCGTAAACTTTTAGCCGCTATGGGCTTTGCTGCTGCTACATTAACACTACAACCAGCTATCGCAGCTGTTGATCCAACCTTGCCAAATTATGAGCGTACCTCGGGTATTTCGGGTTCATTAAGCTCAGTGGGTTCTGATACCCTTAACAACCTAATGACTAAATGGGCTGAAGAATTCAACCGTTTGTACCCTAACGTAAACGTACAGATTCAAGGCGCGGGTTCTTCAACTGCACCGACTGCCTTGACTGAAGGTGTATCTCAGTTTGGTCCAATGAGCCGTGCGATGCGTGCTGGCGAAATCGCTGCTTTTGAAGCACGTTATGGTTATGCGCCAACAGAAATCGGTGTGGCCATTGATGCGTTAGCGGTATTTGTTCATAAGGATAACCCGATCGAAGGATTAACTTTGCCACAGGTTGATGCATTGTTCTCATCAACTCGTGCTTGTGGTGCGCGTCAAGATGCGACTTCTTGGGGTGATGTGGGTCTAACCGGTGAATGGGCGAATCGTCCAGTACAGCTTTACGGCCGTAACTCAGTATCAGGTACCTATGGTTACTTCAAAAATATCGCGCTTTGCCGTGGTGACTTCAAGAACTCTGTAAACGAACAGCCAGGTTCTGCTTCTGTAGTACAGGGTGTATCTGCCTCTATTAACGGTATTGGTTATTCAGGTGTTGGTTACCTAACCTCAAGCGTACGTTCAGTGCCTTTAGCGCGTGCTGAAGGTGAGCCTTTCTATGAGTCATCACCAGAAAACGCGGCAAACGGTAACTTCCCATTAGCACGTCTATTGTACGTTTATGTGAACAATCCACCTTCACAGGCTATGGAGCCAGCGGTTAAAGAATTTATGACTATGGTTCTTTCTCAGCAAGGTCAGCAGGTTGTACTAGATAGTGGTTATGTACCATTACCACGTTCAGCTGCAGAGCGCGAGTTACGTAAACTAGATTAA
- the phoB gene encoding phosphate regulon transcriptional regulator PhoB: protein MPPAKILVVEDESAIRDMLHFTLSSAGYDVVLAANAEQGWQKIQDDAPDLLILDWMLPGISGVKLAQRIRQDEKTRSLPIVMLTARGEETDQVMGFDAGADDYVVKPFSPRALVARIRALFRRQDPETQTTEVLQLGELRMDLASYRFWAKEQEVRMGPTEFKLMQFFMQHPNRVYSRGQLLDQVWGQQVVVEERTVDVHIRRLRKLLEPLQCEDYIHTIRGAGYRFSEPDPRAAD from the coding sequence ATGCCCCCTGCCAAAATACTTGTCGTAGAAGACGAATCCGCCATTCGTGATATGTTGCACTTTACCTTAAGTTCAGCAGGCTATGATGTGGTTTTGGCTGCTAATGCTGAACAGGGTTGGCAGAAAATTCAAGATGACGCACCGGATTTGCTTATTCTGGATTGGATGTTACCCGGTATTAGTGGGGTAAAGCTTGCGCAACGTATTCGACAGGATGAGAAAACGCGTAGTTTACCGATTGTGATGTTAACAGCGCGCGGTGAAGAAACCGATCAAGTGATGGGTTTTGATGCGGGCGCTGATGATTATGTAGTCAAGCCGTTTTCTCCTCGTGCTTTAGTCGCGCGTATTCGTGCCTTGTTTCGTCGTCAGGATCCAGAAACTCAAACCACAGAAGTGTTGCAACTAGGTGAGTTGAGAATGGATTTGGCCAGTTATCGTTTTTGGGCGAAGGAGCAGGAGGTCCGCATGGGACCGACTGAGTTTAAGCTGATGCAGTTTTTTATGCAGCATCCTAATCGGGTCTATTCGCGGGGCCAACTATTGGATCAGGTCTGGGGGCAACAAGTGGTGGTTGAAGAGCGCACAGTCGATGTGCATATTCGCCGCTTACGCAAATTGCTTGAACCGCTACAATGTGAAGATTATATCCATACTATTCGTGGTGCCGGTTACCGTTTTTCGGAACCCGACCCACGCGCTGCTGATTAA
- a CDS encoding GNAT family N-acyltransferase has product MINIERTLVSHYPQLLAQPGAKWLIKLLRAITHEDEINEFIQANQHLRGFHFLDKVLETFQFDYQVAASELKRIPAEGRVMIVANHPIGSLDGLALLKLVRSVRPDVRIVANQLLSELEPIRSLFIPIDNMSGKVSQKQQYKAMKQALEDDQALIIFPAGEVSRIRPNGVRDGKWKAGFLRLALKTDAPILPIRIEARNSALFYSLSAIYKPLGTAMLIEEMFKQEQRGLVFHVGKLILPKTLVALDLDQDLLAARFRKHIYRLGTPKKLRKPPLFAEVNTIAHPVDGKALRKALRAAELLGQTSDGKHIYLYDFQENCPVMDEIGRLRELTFRTVEEGTGLPSDIDAYDRYFRHLVLWDDEALDIVGAYRIGEGARIVAEKGLAGFYSASLFELDEPLLPKLQQGIELGRSFVQPKYWGMRSLDYLWYGIGAYLKAHPEVQYLFGPVSLSAAYPEPAKQKILSFYWQQFGAKLPGVQGHTPYLLSESTLTAAQADYAQDYATSFKRLNYQLEQDGVKVPTLYKQYTELCEPGGCEFHGFNLDADFGGCVDSFILVSLDKVKPKKRQRYLG; this is encoded by the coding sequence ATGATTAATATTGAGCGCACCCTAGTGAGTCATTATCCGCAGTTGCTGGCGCAACCGGGCGCCAAATGGCTCATTAAACTACTGCGTGCCATTACCCACGAAGATGAAATTAATGAGTTTATTCAAGCTAATCAGCATCTGCGTGGGTTTCATTTTTTAGATAAGGTGCTTGAAACCTTTCAATTTGATTATCAAGTCGCCGCCAGCGAATTGAAACGCATTCCAGCCGAAGGACGGGTCATGATTGTGGCAAATCACCCCATAGGTTCCTTAGATGGCCTTGCTTTACTAAAGCTTGTGCGCTCGGTGCGACCCGATGTGCGCATTGTTGCCAATCAGTTGCTGAGTGAATTAGAGCCGATTCGCAGTTTATTTATCCCGATTGATAATATGTCAGGCAAGGTTTCGCAAAAACAACAATATAAAGCCATGAAACAGGCGTTAGAAGACGATCAAGCCTTGATTATCTTTCCAGCTGGTGAAGTGTCGCGTATTCGTCCGAATGGCGTGCGTGATGGGAAATGGAAAGCAGGTTTTTTACGTCTGGCTTTGAAAACCGACGCCCCCATTTTACCTATTCGAATTGAAGCACGTAATTCGGCCTTGTTTTACAGCCTATCAGCGATTTATAAGCCCCTCGGTACCGCAATGTTGATTGAGGAAATGTTTAAGCAAGAACAGCGCGGCTTAGTATTTCATGTTGGTAAGTTGATTTTGCCCAAAACGCTGGTTGCACTTGACCTAGATCAGGACTTATTGGCAGCGCGTTTTAGAAAGCATATATATCGTCTTGGTACGCCGAAGAAATTGCGTAAACCGCCATTGTTCGCAGAAGTGAATACCATTGCGCATCCTGTCGATGGCAAGGCGTTACGTAAAGCCTTACGAGCGGCAGAGTTGCTGGGTCAAACCTCCGATGGTAAACACATTTATCTTTATGACTTTCAAGAAAACTGTCCAGTGATGGACGAGATAGGTCGTTTAAGAGAACTGACCTTCCGCACCGTTGAAGAGGGCACCGGCCTACCCAGTGATATAGATGCGTATGACCGTTATTTTCGACATTTGGTGCTTTGGGATGACGAGGCGTTGGATATAGTCGGTGCCTATCGCATTGGTGAAGGCGCTAGGATTGTCGCTGAAAAGGGATTGGCTGGGTTTTATAGCGCCAGTTTATTTGAGCTAGACGAGCCGTTACTTCCCAAGCTGCAACAGGGCATAGAGCTGGGACGTAGCTTTGTGCAACCCAAATACTGGGGTATGCGCTCGCTTGATTATTTGTGGTATGGCATAGGCGCCTATTTAAAAGCGCATCCAGAGGTGCAGTATTTATTTGGTCCGGTCAGTTTAAGTGCGGCTTATCCAGAACCAGCCAAACAGAAAATTTTGAGCTTTTACTGGCAGCAGTTTGGCGCGAAATTACCGGGGGTACAAGGTCATACGCCTTATCTGCTGTCTGAATCAACCTTGACAGCGGCTCAGGCTGATTATGCCCAGGATTATGCGACATCCTTTAAGCGCTTAAATTATCAACTTGAACAAGACGGGGTAAAAGTACCGACGCTATATAAGCAATACACCGAGCTTTGTGAGCCTGGAGGTTGTGAGTTTCATGGGTTTAATTTAGATGCGGATTTTGGCGGCTGTGTAGATAGTTTTATTCTGGTGTCGCTGGACAAGGTGAAGCCCAAAAAACGACAGCGTTATTTGGGCTAG
- the phoU gene encoding phosphate signaling complex protein PhoU produces the protein MEKQEFGSHVSGSFNRALEELFNQVLEMGGLVERQLASAIHAVQNYDINEAKEVINLDKLVNQQEIEIDRLSVRLLARQQPTASDLRLVIAAIRLGVDLERMGDEVVKIANMVVHIAEMDDGRCQGLNGYKQLIEIASRATEMLQKALNAFVRLDIKGCGSIIEEEERVDELFKVTTDEVMALFKDSDVDVVCLFELIYALRASERITDHARNMAETIIYLVNGQEMRNIDPNRLAEFLENIS, from the coding sequence ATGGAAAAACAAGAATTTGGTTCACATGTATCTGGTTCATTTAACCGTGCGCTTGAAGAGTTATTTAATCAAGTATTAGAAATGGGTGGTTTAGTAGAGCGTCAGTTGGCTAGCGCCATTCATGCTGTGCAAAACTACGACATAAATGAAGCAAAAGAGGTCATAAATCTTGATAAGTTGGTCAACCAACAAGAAATTGAAATTGACCGTTTAAGTGTGCGTCTATTAGCGCGTCAGCAACCGACCGCCTCTGATTTACGTTTGGTTATTGCGGCCATTCGCTTAGGTGTCGATTTAGAGCGCATGGGTGACGAGGTGGTTAAGATTGCCAATATGGTTGTGCATATCGCTGAAATGGATGATGGGCGTTGCCAAGGCTTAAATGGTTATAAGCAATTGATTGAAATTGCTTCACGTGCTACCGAGATGTTACAAAAAGCCTTGAATGCGTTTGTGCGTTTAGATATCAAAGGTTGCGGCAGCATTATTGAGGAAGAAGAGCGTGTGGACGAACTCTTTAAAGTGACGACTGATGAAGTCATGGCGCTGTTTAAAGATTCGGATGTCGATGTGGTATGTTTGTTCGAATTGATTTATGCTTTACGGGCAAGTGAGCGCATTACCGATCATGCTCGAAATATGGCTGAAACCATCATTTATTTGGTGAATGGTCAGGAAATGCGTAATATTGACCCGAATCGTTTAGCTGAATTTTTAGAAAATATTAGTTAA
- the pstA gene encoding phosphate ABC transporter permease PstA, whose translation MKTWMNKGEHWVWFSASAVSIAVVLVFGLLLMISARGLSHFWPHQIYEFKVEQAAGPAVYTAEIHNTRVRVFEDPQNSGMSLRENQILLKTANRDVFGIDFRWINESNITAKEVAKGITVFERYSHGDLFGYINAFEVNGERLDDLQAVKNRMHAQLKESRQIRKELRRIEKGLIGGINYQLEQIRFEQRRLDQRGQLTQEAIANFDAERARLNQEFSELETVRAELYNRLRALGTVVVTLSDGSERRLGLDQVVDFWQPNDMHLGQKTAFFLGSIKNFLLDDPREANTEGGVFPAIVGTFTMVILMTLFVMPMGILAAIYMREYAKEGPVLKLVRISINNLAGVPSIVFGIFGLGFFVYVLGYSIDQMFYSHVLPNPTFGTPGLLWAALTMALLTLPVVIVSTDEGLSRIPRALREGGLALGATKLEVILRIILPMTTPAIMTGLILAIARAAGEVAPLMLVGVVKLVSELPVNTNPPFVHLDQKFMHLGFHIYDTGFQSPNVEAAQPLVYATSLLLVLVIVSLNLGAIMIRNRLREKYKSLEH comes from the coding sequence ATGAAAACATGGATGAATAAAGGCGAACATTGGGTATGGTTTAGTGCTTCTGCCGTCAGTATCGCTGTTGTATTAGTATTTGGTTTATTGCTGATGATCTCAGCACGCGGGTTGAGTCATTTTTGGCCGCACCAGATCTATGAGTTTAAAGTAGAACAGGCGGCCGGCCCTGCGGTTTATACCGCTGAAATTCATAACACACGTGTGCGTGTGTTTGAAGATCCGCAAAACTCGGGCATGAGCTTACGTGAAAATCAAATCTTGCTCAAAACCGCGAACCGCGATGTATTTGGTATCGATTTTCGTTGGATTAACGAAAGCAATATCACCGCTAAAGAAGTAGCGAAAGGCATTACGGTCTTTGAGCGTTACTCTCATGGCGATTTGTTTGGTTATATCAACGCCTTTGAAGTGAATGGTGAGCGGCTTGATGATTTGCAGGCGGTTAAAAATCGTATGCATGCGCAACTAAAAGAAAGCCGTCAGATTCGTAAAGAACTGCGTCGTATTGAAAAAGGTCTTATCGGGGGCATTAACTACCAACTAGAACAAATCCGTTTTGAACAACGTCGTTTAGATCAGCGTGGTCAGCTTACTCAAGAAGCGATAGCTAATTTCGATGCTGAACGTGCGCGTTTAAATCAAGAGTTTAGTGAGTTAGAAACAGTTCGAGCTGAGCTTTACAACCGCTTACGAGCTTTAGGTACGGTCGTTGTGACGCTATCAGATGGCTCAGAACGACGTTTAGGACTTGATCAGGTAGTCGATTTTTGGCAACCGAACGATATGCATTTGGGTCAAAAAACCGCGTTCTTTTTAGGTTCAATTAAAAACTTCTTGTTAGACGATCCGCGTGAAGCCAATACGGAGGGTGGGGTATTTCCTGCTATTGTCGGTACCTTCACGATGGTTATCCTTATGACATTGTTTGTAATGCCTATGGGTATTTTGGCTGCAATCTATATGCGTGAATATGCTAAAGAGGGCCCAGTATTAAAGCTGGTGCGTATCTCGATTAATAACCTAGCCGGTGTACCCTCTATCGTATTCGGTATTTTTGGTTTGGGCTTCTTTGTTTACGTACTCGGTTATTCGATTGACCAAATGTTTTATAGCCATGTGTTACCTAACCCTACCTTTGGTACACCAGGCCTGCTATGGGCGGCCTTAACCATGGCGCTGTTGACCTTGCCTGTGGTGATTGTATCAACAGATGAAGGTTTATCCCGTATTCCACGCGCGCTTCGCGAAGGCGGCTTGGCCTTGGGTGCAACTAAGTTAGAAGTGATTTTGAGGATTATCTTACCCATGACAACACCCGCCATTATGACCGGTTTGATTTTAGCCATCGCGCGTGCTGCGGGTGAAGTGGCGCCATTGATGCTGGTTGGGGTCGTGAAGTTAGTGTCGGAGTTACCAGTGAATACGAATCCACCGTTCGTACATTTGGATCAGAAGTTTATGCACCTAGGCTTCCATATTTATGATACCGGCTTCCAAAGCCCGAACGTTGAGGCTGCACAGCCACTAGTCTATGCCACTTCCTTGTTGTTGGTATTGGTCATCGTGAGCTTAAACTTGGGCGCGATTATGATCCGCAACCGCTTACGTGAAAAATATAAATCACTCGAACATTAA